In the Populus trichocarpa isolate Nisqually-1 chromosome 1, P.trichocarpa_v4.1, whole genome shotgun sequence genome, one interval contains:
- the LOC7475070 gene encoding glyoxylate/hydroxypyruvate/pyruvate reductase 2KGR, with protein sequence METNHHTTQQTEKEKNPNLEKISGIKMKSIGVLMTCPMHKYLEQQLETHFNLFKLWHCNSSITEFLKTHQGNTIRAVVGNTEIGADVELIASLPSLEIVASYSVGLDKIDLRKCEEKGIRVANTPDVLTDDVADLAIGLILGVLRGICASDAYVRIGKWKDADFGLATKFSGKSVGIVGLGRIGTAIAKRAEAFGCSISYFSRSQKPFANYKFYSNIIDLATSCQILIVACALTEETRHIINREVIDALGPKGILINIGRGAHVDETELVSALLEGRLGGAGLDVYENEPDVPEELLGLGNVVLQPHVGSDTVETSDAMADLVISNLKAHFSKKSLLTPVI encoded by the exons ATGGAAACGAACCACCACACAACCCAACAaacagaaaaggagaagaaccCTAACCTTGAAAAAATCTCAGGCATAAAAATGAAGTCCATTGGAGTCCTAATGACTTGTCCGATGCACAAATACCTAGAACAACAGCTAGAAACCCACTTCAATCTCTTCAAACTATGGCACTGCAACTCCTCAATAACTGAATTCTTGAAAACCCATCAAGGAAACACAATCAGAGCAGTAGTGGGTAACACTGAGATTGGTGCAGATGTGGAACTAATTGCGTCATTGCCAAGTTTGGAAATTGTTGCCAGTTACAGTGTAGGATtggataaaattgatttgagaaAGTGTGAAGAGAAAGGGATTAGAGTTGCTAATACCCCTGATGTTTTGACTGATGATGTTGCTGACTTAGCAATTGGGTTGATATTGGGGGTTTTGAGGGGGATTTGTGCTTCTGATGCTTACGTCAGGATTGGCAAGTGGAAGGATGCTGATTTTGGATTGGCAACAAAG TTTAGTGGTAAATCAGTTGGCATCGTTGGGTTGGGCAGAATTGGTACAGCTATTGCGAAGAGAGCTGAAGCTTTTGGTTGCTCCATAAGTTACTTCTCCAGGTCACAAAAACCATTTGCAAACTACAAATTCTACTCGAACATTATTGACTTGGCCACCAGTTGCCAAATCCTCATCGTGGCTTGTGCTTTGACAGAGGAAACCCGCCATATTATCAATCGCGAAGTCATTGATGCTCTGGGTCCAAAGGGCATTCTAATAAACATTGGACGGGGTGCTCACGTGGATGAAACTGAGCTTGTGTCTGCATTGCTTGAAGGTCGGCTAGGTGGCGCAGGGCTTGATGTGTATGAAAATGAGCCTGATGTACCTGAAGAATTGCTCGGTCTTGGCAATGTTGTCCTCCAGCCTCATGTGGGATCTGACACTGTAGAAACCAGCGACGCAATGGCAGACCTTGTCATTTCAAACTTGAAGGCACACTTTAGCAAAAAGTCCCTGTTGACTCCAGTTATATGA